A genome region from Blastocatellia bacterium includes the following:
- a CDS encoding DedA family protein — translation MSDLGKRRTSEERATPTTAQGLEEARICGRLSLFRLSREAVARFRAGMRHLYAWTLRWAQTPQAVLALFLVAFAESSFFPIPPDALLIAMVVAMPRRFLRYAIVCTLGSVLGGMFGYLIGYAFMETLGWRIIDFYDARAVWGEFQAKYHAYGTLFLAIAAFTPIPYKVATIASGATRLDLLAFVLVSLLGRGARFFLVAGLLRLFGEPIRAFIERYFDVLSLLFVLLLIAGFLVLGYVR, via the coding sequence ATGAGCGATTTGGGGAAGAGGCGAACGTCGGAGGAGCGAGCGACGCCGACGACGGCCCAAGGCCTCGAGGAGGCGCGCATCTGCGGCCGTCTTTCCCTCTTTCGCCTGTCTCGAGAGGCCGTGGCGCGCTTCCGCGCGGGGATGCGTCACCTCTATGCGTGGACATTACGATGGGCGCAGACACCACAGGCCGTGCTCGCTCTCTTCTTGGTCGCGTTCGCTGAATCCTCCTTCTTTCCGATTCCTCCGGACGCTCTCTTGATCGCGATGGTCGTGGCGATGCCGCGCCGATTCCTTCGTTACGCGATCGTGTGCACGCTCGGCTCGGTGCTCGGCGGGATGTTCGGATACCTGATCGGCTATGCCTTCATGGAGACGCTCGGTTGGCGCATCATTGACTTCTACGACGCGCGCGCAGTGTGGGGGGAATTTCAGGCGAAGTATCACGCCTATGGGACCCTCTTCCTCGCCATCGCGGCCTTCACACCGATCCCCTATAAGGTCGCGACGATTGCCTCAGGAGCGACGCGCTTGGATCTGCTCGCCTTCGTACTCGTCTCTTTGCTAGGGCGGGGAGCGCGTTTCTTTCTGGTTGCTGGATTGCTCCGTCTTTTTGGGGAGCCGATCCGTGCGTTCATCGAGAGGTACTTCGACGTGCTGTCGCTCCTTTTCGTGCTGCTTCTGATCGCGGGATTCCTCGTTCTGGGATATGTGCGATAG
- a CDS encoding MBL fold metallo-hydrolase, with protein MARRRRTRTAMPRLRRRTLLWLLLGVLLLIATFLLSRFELWRREPLPSAGELTVVALDVGQGDSFLILTPERKAVLIDAGPPEAADRVREALARYGVTQLDLVIATHPHADHIGGMVAVLDAVPVRLFLDSGQPYPTRTYTRMLEKIREKGIRFVVAEAGQEFELGAGVTLSILAPSSPRLQGTRSDENANSIVARLSYGAFSMLFTGDSERETEDRLIERENSTAPLAVRVLKVAHHGSRHSTTRAFLERVRPEVAIISCGADNEYGHPAQETLDRLRRWARQLHRTDLEGEIVIRSDGRQYEVRPERTVAAEDLWRGRRPRLRAEEVYAPSPSTRDAADGTPKLPFARSTVQADLAPRRNRP; from the coding sequence ATGGCCCGACGACGACGAACGCGCACGGCGATGCCACGACTCCGACGACGAACGCTGCTGTGGTTGCTCCTCGGCGTTCTGCTGCTCATCGCGACCTTTCTGCTCTCTCGCTTCGAACTGTGGCGGCGCGAGCCATTGCCTTCAGCAGGAGAGCTGACGGTCGTCGCCCTCGATGTCGGCCAAGGCGACAGTTTCCTCATCCTTACCCCCGAGCGCAAAGCGGTGCTCATTGATGCTGGGCCTCCGGAGGCTGCCGATCGGGTCCGCGAGGCTCTCGCTCGATATGGCGTCACGCAGCTCGATCTCGTCATCGCCACGCACCCACATGCCGATCATATCGGCGGCATGGTGGCCGTACTCGACGCCGTTCCCGTTCGTCTGTTCCTGGATAGCGGTCAACCGTATCCGACGCGCACGTACACGCGCATGCTGGAGAAGATTCGGGAGAAGGGGATTCGCTTCGTGGTCGCCGAAGCGGGACAGGAATTCGAGCTCGGGGCGGGCGTGACGCTCTCGATCCTAGCTCCGTCTTCCCCACGCCTTCAGGGGACGCGCAGCGACGAGAACGCGAATTCGATCGTCGCGCGATTGAGCTACGGCGCGTTCTCCATGCTCTTCACCGGGGACAGCGAGCGCGAGACCGAAGATCGCCTCATCGAACGCGAGAACTCCACAGCGCCGCTTGCCGTGCGCGTGCTCAAGGTCGCTCACCACGGATCGCGCCATTCGACGACGCGGGCGTTTTTGGAACGGGTGCGTCCGGAGGTCGCGATCATCTCCTGCGGGGCGGATAACGAATACGGCCATCCGGCGCAAGAGACTCTGGACCGGCTGCGCCGCTGGGCGCGCCAGTTACATCGCACCGATCTCGAAGGCGAGATCGTGATCCGAAGCGATGGACGCCAGTATGAGGTTCGCCCCGAGCGGACTGTAGCCGCCGAGGACCTCTGGCGCGGACGACGTCCGCGCTTGCGGGCCGAGGAGGTATACGCGCCCTCTCCTTCTACGAGAGACGCCGCTGACGGAACCCCGAAGCTTCCCTTCGCTAGGAGCACGGTCCAAGCTGATCTCGCGCCCCGGAGGAACCGACCATGA
- a CDS encoding nicotinate-nicotinamide nucleotide adenylyltransferase: protein MSKAEQRTPDIEALKASIRQALATRSPTDAPTIAWIRRLEQSPAHLGVFPASFNPLTRAHVEIVARAREHFHLEAIALLLGLTNADKRTYEASLEDRAAMLLVTFQTDSTIAIGVATHPFFVDLILPLQREHPTSEITFLVGSDTFERLLDREGHYLGRYYKPYPDRVAALEDLFSASRMIVAARGSFTCSALERLLDEEAARFRQRIACLELPEEVKAISATEVRRRLRMGEPIATLVPEAVEAYLRATNLYR from the coding sequence ATGTCGAAGGCGGAGCAGCGAACGCCCGATATCGAGGCCCTGAAGGCGTCCATCCGCCAGGCTCTCGCCACGCGCTCGCCGACGGATGCGCCCACGATCGCCTGGATTCGCCGCTTGGAGCAATCGCCGGCCCATTTGGGCGTTTTCCCCGCCTCGTTCAATCCACTCACGCGCGCCCATGTGGAGATCGTCGCACGCGCGCGCGAACATTTTCACCTAGAGGCGATCGCGCTTCTATTGGGTCTCACGAACGCCGACAAGCGGACGTATGAGGCTTCGCTCGAAGATCGCGCGGCGATGCTTCTGGTGACGTTCCAAACCGACTCGACGATTGCCATCGGCGTGGCCACCCATCCCTTCTTCGTCGACCTGATCCTGCCCCTGCAACGAGAGCATCCGACCTCGGAGATCACCTTCCTGGTCGGCTCGGATACGTTCGAGCGCCTCTTGGACCGAGAAGGACACTATCTCGGCCGCTATTACAAGCCCTATCCCGATCGAGTGGCCGCATTGGAAGATCTCTTCTCGGCGAGCCGGATGATCGTCGCAGCGCGAGGTTCTTTCACGTGCTCAGCGCTCGAGCGACTTTTGGATGAAGAGGCAGCCCGTTTCCGCCAGCGCATCGCTTGCTTGGAACTTCCCGAGGAGGTGAAAGCCATCTCCGCGACAGAGGTGCGACGGCGCCTCCGAATGGGTGAACCCATCGCGACGCTTGTTCCGGAAGCCGTTGAGGCCTACCTCCGAGCGACCAATCTCTACCGATGA
- a CDS encoding protein-L-isoaspartate(D-aspartate) O-methyltransferase: MSLLSPNRNGDPYARARHRMVERLREKGIRDPRVLEAMERVPRHLFVEEALWPRAYDDHPLPIGYGQTISQPYIVARMTELLEVRPGDRVLEVGAGSGYQTAILATLGAQVYAVERIPELAARAQARLEALGIPNVVIRAFDGTLGWPEMAPFDGILVAAASPTVPQPYLEQLAIGGRLVMPIGDETYQRLMRLIKGEHENVVEWHGGCVFVKLIGRYGWTE; the protein is encoded by the coding sequence ATGAGCTTGCTCTCCCCGAACCGAAACGGTGATCCTTACGCCCGCGCGCGGCATCGCATGGTGGAACGATTGCGGGAGAAGGGGATTCGCGATCCGCGCGTCCTGGAGGCGATGGAGCGCGTCCCTCGACATCTCTTCGTGGAAGAGGCTCTCTGGCCACGAGCGTATGACGATCACCCGCTGCCGATCGGCTATGGGCAGACGATCTCGCAACCGTATATAGTGGCGCGAATGACCGAGCTGCTGGAGGTCAGACCGGGCGATCGCGTGTTGGAGGTCGGTGCGGGATCGGGCTATCAGACAGCGATCCTCGCCACCTTAGGAGCGCAGGTCTACGCCGTCGAGCGCATTCCGGAATTGGCCGCACGCGCGCAGGCTCGACTGGAAGCGCTTGGGATTCCTAACGTCGTGATCCGAGCCTTCGATGGGACGCTTGGATGGCCGGAGATGGCGCCCTTTGATGGCATCCTCGTTGCCGCCGCAAGTCCCACCGTTCCGCAACCGTATCTCGAGCAGCTCGCTATCGGAGGACGACTCGTCATGCCTATTGGGGATGAGACGTATCAACGGCTCATGCGCTTGATCAAGGGGGAGCACGAGAACGTCGTGGAATGGCATGGTGGGTGCGTGTTCGTCAAGCTCATCGGACGATACGGATGGACGGAATGA
- a CDS encoding flippase-like domain-containing protein: MRRKGVTFIFWLLVAAGLLGAFWYQLDWPLVRESLRRMNVTLALLAIVPILATYLTRALRWRVFLTPVRTPTLGNALAATVIGFSTIFVFGRIGEATRPLVLSLRERIRPSATLATILIERICDMITVTVAFAVSLFFVCNSSRSPEPLAALRNFGEAALLLSLLGLVGLSVFRFRADGILEVLERRSRWIPEKLRRPALNLLRHLADGLSVLHDVRALARAVGYTLMTWGLVTASFWLVVRAFGLHLTVASVIFVIGFAMLGSLVPTPGGSAGAFHTTTMLGLMWLGIERNTAASMALIMHVVSFGPALLVSPYFLRRGGFSWGPLRELVLAEMTFTMPSSRETEREDIPNDPSPWRVSDRL, encoded by the coding sequence ATGCGACGGAAAGGCGTGACGTTCATCTTCTGGTTGCTTGTGGCCGCAGGGCTGCTGGGTGCCTTTTGGTATCAGCTCGATTGGCCTTTGGTGCGAGAGAGCCTGAGGCGCATGAACGTTACCTTAGCCCTTTTGGCCATCGTCCCCATTCTGGCGACCTATCTGACACGAGCGCTGCGATGGCGAGTCTTTTTGACTCCGGTGAGAACACCCACGTTGGGAAACGCTCTGGCCGCGACCGTGATCGGCTTCTCCACGATCTTCGTGTTCGGGCGCATTGGGGAAGCGACGCGCCCTCTGGTCCTCAGTCTCCGCGAGCGGATTCGCCCGAGCGCTACCCTGGCGACGATCCTCATCGAACGCATCTGCGACATGATCACCGTGACCGTCGCCTTCGCTGTGAGCCTCTTCTTCGTCTGCAACTCGAGCCGCTCGCCGGAGCCACTCGCGGCGCTCAGGAACTTCGGAGAAGCGGCTCTCTTACTCTCACTCTTGGGCTTGGTGGGCCTCTCGGTCTTCCGCTTTCGAGCGGATGGGATTCTGGAGGTGTTAGAGCGACGCTCTCGATGGATCCCGGAGAAACTTCGTCGGCCTGCCCTCAATCTCCTTCGCCACTTGGCCGATGGCCTGTCAGTCCTGCATGACGTTCGGGCATTGGCCCGCGCGGTGGGCTACACGCTCATGACGTGGGGACTTGTGACGGCGAGCTTCTGGTTAGTCGTACGGGCTTTCGGCTTGCACTTGACGGTCGCTTCCGTCATATTTGTCATCGGCTTCGCGATGTTGGGCTCTCTGGTGCCGACCCCAGGGGGGTCCGCCGGAGCGTTCCACACGACGACGATGCTGGGACTGATGTGGCTCGGCATCGAGAGAAATACGGCAGCGAGCATGGCGTTGATCATGCATGTGGTGAGCTTCGGACCAGCTCTTTTGGTGAGCCCTTATTTCCTCCGACGCGGAGGATTCTCATGGGGACCCCTGCGCGAGCTGGTCCTGGCGGAAATGACATTCACCATGCCCTCTTCGCGTGAGACCGAACGGGAGGATATCCCGAACGATCCTTCTCCCTGGAGAGTGAGCGACCGCTTATGA
- the nrdR gene encoding transcriptional regulator NrdR encodes MKCPFCGHLEDRVVDSRESREGDSIRRRRECLKCGRRFTSYERIDEIPYMVIKKDGRREPFDRQKVLAGILKACEKRPIPMAKIEAIVDAVESYVRTSPDRERPTQKIGELIMRRLKELDKVAYVRFASVYLEFQDVSEFMAELKRLVRRKAKPSRKSTRS; translated from the coding sequence ATGAAATGCCCATTCTGCGGACACCTGGAAGATCGCGTAGTGGATTCCCGGGAGTCGCGCGAAGGCGATTCGATTCGCCGCCGACGCGAATGTCTCAAGTGCGGCCGCCGCTTCACCAGCTATGAGCGGATTGACGAGATCCCCTACATGGTCATCAAAAAAGACGGGCGACGGGAACCGTTCGACCGTCAAAAAGTCCTCGCGGGAATCTTGAAGGCGTGCGAGAAGCGTCCCATCCCGATGGCTAAGATCGAAGCGATCGTCGATGCCGTCGAATCGTATGTCCGAACTTCTCCCGATCGGGAGCGCCCGACGCAAAAGATCGGGGAGTTGATCATGCGGCGACTCAAGGAGCTGGATAAGGTCGCCTACGTGCGCTTCGCGTCCGTGTACCTGGAGTTCCAAGACGTCTCCGAATTCATGGCCGAACTCAAGCGATTGGTGCGGAGGAAGGCGAAGCCCTCCCGGAAATCAACTCGCTCATGA
- the purF gene encoding amidophosphoribosyltransferase — MSDEKLREACGVFGIYDHEEAARLTYYGLYALQHRGQESAGIATSDGERLHVVRGLGYVSEVFREETFTELPGRSAIGHVRYSTTGEVSVREAQPMVVSFHGGQIAVCHNGNMPQALRVRAELEREGAIFQSTSDTEVVLHLIARSRARDLLGAIVEALAQLDGAYSMLFATPRALIAVRDPRGFRPLLLGTLNGATVFASESCAFDLIGATLLRDVEPGEVIVVDERGMRSLFPFPRQRPTQCIFEHVYFSRPDSIVFGRPVSRSRYLLGRLLAREHPAEADVVVPVPDSGVAAAIGYSMESGIPLVFGLVRNHYVGRTFIEPRAAIRNLRVKVKLNPVRELLDGRRIVLVDDSIVRGTTSREIVQMIRAAGAREIHVRISCPPTVASCYYGIDTPRKEELIAARMSLEEIREFLGADSLGYLSYASLLEACGDPHDTRYCTACYTGRYPTEIDPEYQPRSVRCAGSPVAMHPVSLFERS, encoded by the coding sequence ATGAGCGATGAGAAGCTCCGCGAAGCCTGCGGCGTCTTTGGCATCTACGACCACGAAGAAGCGGCGCGATTGACCTACTACGGGCTCTATGCCCTGCAGCACCGAGGGCAGGAATCGGCCGGCATCGCGACCTCCGATGGCGAACGCTTGCACGTCGTCCGCGGCTTGGGATATGTGAGCGAAGTCTTCCGCGAAGAGACGTTCACCGAATTGCCGGGACGATCGGCCATCGGGCACGTGCGTTATTCGACCACGGGCGAAGTGAGCGTGCGCGAAGCGCAGCCCATGGTCGTCAGTTTCCATGGGGGACAGATCGCGGTCTGCCACAATGGGAACATGCCGCAAGCGCTGCGCGTGCGCGCGGAGCTGGAACGCGAGGGCGCAATCTTCCAATCCACGAGCGACACGGAGGTCGTGCTGCATCTGATCGCGCGGTCGCGCGCGCGCGATCTGCTGGGCGCGATCGTCGAAGCGCTCGCGCAATTGGACGGCGCCTACTCGATGCTCTTCGCGACGCCCCGTGCGCTCATCGCCGTGCGCGATCCCCGCGGTTTTCGACCGCTGCTTTTGGGCACGCTCAACGGCGCCACGGTCTTCGCCTCCGAGAGCTGCGCGTTCGATCTGATCGGAGCCACGCTCCTGCGCGACGTGGAGCCGGGCGAGGTGATCGTCGTGGATGAGCGCGGCATGCGTTCGCTCTTTCCCTTCCCCCGGCAGCGTCCGACGCAATGCATCTTCGAGCACGTGTATTTCTCTCGCCCGGATAGCATCGTCTTCGGGCGTCCTGTGAGCCGATCGCGTTATCTGCTCGGACGACTGCTGGCGCGAGAGCATCCGGCCGAGGCCGACGTCGTCGTCCCGGTCCCCGATTCCGGCGTGGCCGCGGCCATCGGATACTCGATGGAGTCCGGAATCCCCCTGGTCTTCGGCTTGGTCCGCAATCATTATGTCGGGCGCACGTTCATCGAGCCGCGCGCGGCGATTCGCAATCTGCGGGTGAAGGTCAAGCTCAATCCCGTGCGCGAATTACTCGATGGTCGGCGCATCGTGCTCGTGGACGATTCCATCGTACGGGGCACCACGAGTCGCGAGATCGTGCAAATGATCCGCGCCGCCGGAGCGCGGGAGATTCATGTGCGCATCAGTTGCCCCCCGACGGTCGCCTCCTGCTATTACGGCATTGACACGCCGCGCAAGGAAGAGCTGATCGCTGCCCGCATGTCCCTCGAGGAGATTCGTGAGTTCCTGGGGGCCGATAGCCTCGGATACTTGAGTTACGCCTCGCTGCTGGAAGCTTGCGGCGACCCGCACGACACGCGCTACTGCACGGCGTGTTATACGGGACGCTATCCGACGGAGATCGATCCGGAATATCAGCCCCGGAGCGTTCGCTGCGCGGGATCTCCGGTAGCGATGCACCCTGTTTCCCTGTTCGAACGCTCGTGA
- a CDS encoding MerR family transcriptional regulator has product MQPVKAIPDKLYFKIGEVCEITGIQPHVLRYWETEFPQLAPEKNRAGQRVYKRRDIELILRIKKLLYEDKFTIAGARKRLAAESRFKLLSSESPSETMEGASEGPPPSVSPRVYQVLRDIRRGLEELLAMLNQSDIITSSKRTP; this is encoded by the coding sequence ATGCAGCCGGTGAAGGCCATTCCGGATAAGCTCTATTTCAAGATTGGCGAGGTTTGCGAGATCACGGGTATTCAACCCCATGTCTTGCGGTATTGGGAGACGGAGTTCCCGCAACTGGCTCCTGAGAAGAATCGCGCCGGACAGCGCGTCTACAAGCGGCGCGACATCGAATTGATCTTGCGAATCAAGAAGCTCCTCTACGAGGATAAATTCACGATCGCCGGCGCGCGAAAGCGCTTAGCTGCCGAATCTCGATTCAAGCTCTTATCCTCGGAATCTCCTTCTGAAACCATGGAAGGTGCGAGCGAAGGTCCGCCCCCCTCGGTCTCTCCCAGAGTATATCAGGTCCTACGCGACATCAGGCGCGGGTTGGAAGAGCTGTTGGCGATGCTGAACCAAAGTGATATAATCACCTCTTCGAAGCGAACGCCTTGA
- a CDS encoding DUF3006 domain-containing protein has translation MKLVVDRIEENIAVCYLYEDDRLRFDIPLRYLPPGVVAGDHLRVSFELDRESRERERRRAEELLRELTRGQPDEKRFKL, from the coding sequence ATGAAGCTCGTCGTGGATCGCATTGAGGAGAACATCGCCGTGTGCTACCTGTATGAGGACGATCGCCTCCGCTTCGACATTCCGCTTCGATACTTGCCACCGGGCGTCGTCGCCGGCGATCATCTTCGCGTGAGCTTCGAGCTCGATCGAGAAAGCCGCGAGCGGGAACGCCGCCGCGCGGAAGAACTGCTGCGAGAACTGACCCGAGGGCAGCCGGATGAGAAGCGGTTCAAACTCTGA
- a CDS encoding queuosine precursor transporter, with product MRSGSNSEGDGARGYSIWFVLVTAGFITCLIAANITGVKLVELRGWVVPAGIIVFPISYIFGDVLTEVYGYAQARRVIWLGFFCNLLTVAAIWIGQILPPAPFWDGQAAYERILGYTPRLLAASFSAYLFGEFTNAYVLARMKALTRGRWLWMRTIGSTLVGQAVDSLLFLTLAFAGTIPTSALFRTFLTQWLAKSLYEAAATPATYAIVAFLKRKEGVDVYDLKTRFTPLSLRG from the coding sequence ATGAGAAGCGGTTCAAACTCTGAAGGGGATGGCGCGCGCGGATATTCCATTTGGTTCGTGCTCGTGACCGCTGGGTTCATCACGTGCTTGATCGCGGCCAACATCACGGGCGTCAAACTCGTGGAGCTTCGCGGATGGGTCGTCCCGGCCGGGATCATCGTCTTCCCGATCAGTTATATCTTCGGCGATGTCCTCACGGAGGTGTACGGCTACGCGCAAGCACGGCGCGTCATCTGGCTCGGCTTCTTCTGCAATCTGCTCACGGTCGCTGCCATCTGGATCGGGCAAATCCTCCCGCCAGCTCCCTTCTGGGACGGACAAGCTGCATATGAGCGCATCCTCGGATATACCCCGCGCCTTCTCGCCGCCTCATTCTCGGCCTACCTCTTCGGCGAGTTCACGAATGCCTACGTGCTCGCTCGAATGAAGGCCCTCACGCGCGGACGCTGGCTCTGGATGCGCACGATCGGCTCCACTCTTGTCGGTCAGGCCGTTGATTCGCTGCTGTTTCTGACGCTCGCCTTCGCCGGAACGATTCCGACGAGTGCACTCTTTCGCACCTTCCTGACGCAGTGGCTCGCGAAGTCCCTTTACGAAGCCGCAGCGACGCCGGCGACCTATGCGATCGTGGCATTTTTGAAACGGAAGGAGGGAGTGGACGTCTACGATCTCAAGACGCGATTCACCCCTCTCTCGCTCAGGGGATGA
- a CDS encoding GNAT family N-acetyltransferase gives MILRDYRPEDFARLCEIDRLCFPQGIAYTTEEMRLYLADRRAFTIVAEGPQSEIVGFLIARLEIGRLPLERAKVRIGHLVTIDVHPDWQRRGIGSLLLQEAERRLHRAGARAVLLETAVDNIPAIRFYAKHGYVVLERIRGYYLGEKDALRMGKRLEDTNEGQRAF, from the coding sequence ATGATCCTTCGCGACTATCGCCCGGAAGATTTCGCCCGTCTCTGTGAAATTGACCGGCTCTGTTTTCCCCAGGGCATCGCCTATACGACCGAGGAGATGCGTTTGTACCTCGCAGACCGCCGCGCCTTCACAATCGTCGCCGAAGGCCCTCAGAGCGAGATCGTCGGCTTCCTCATCGCGCGCCTTGAGATCGGACGCCTTCCACTGGAGCGCGCGAAGGTTCGCATTGGACATCTCGTGACCATAGACGTACATCCCGATTGGCAAAGACGAGGCATCGGGAGCCTCCTTCTGCAAGAGGCGGAACGCCGGCTGCATCGAGCGGGCGCTCGTGCCGTCTTACTGGAAACGGCCGTGGACAATATCCCGGCGATTCGCTTTTACGCGAAGCATGGCTACGTCGTGCTCGAGCGGATCAGGGGCTACTATTTGGGTGAGAAAGACGCCCTTCGCATGGGAAAGCGGCTCGAGGACACGAACGAGGGGCAGCGTGCTTTCTAA
- a CDS encoding fructose-1,6-bisphosphatase — MKVTLSVIKADVGSIGGHTRPSERMLHVVREEMKAACSGTKGLLIDGLVTFTGDDIALIMSHTHGVGAQAVHRFAWDCFLAATEVARKQGLYGAGQDLLVDAPSGNIRGAGPAVAEIEFERDPKSKDRPAEAFLVFAADKCSPGAYNYPLYAAFCDPMHNGGLLLNPKMHQGFTFTIIDMDAKDKDRIIRLDVPERIWDVATLLQNPDRFAVEAIHSRYKPDEQIVAVSATRLHNIAGRYTGKDDPVAIVRTQGIFPAPEEIVEPFLLGHFVAGDARGSHVMPLMPVPINTPVTGPFCLPIVSCLAFSMDAEGRFAEECVDMFGGPVWDQTRLKVQAKADEWRRQGFIGPTMASHTELAYTGIVETLEALDREFITRD; from the coding sequence ATGAAGGTCACGCTCTCCGTCATCAAAGCCGACGTGGGTTCCATTGGCGGACACACGCGCCCATCCGAACGGATGCTTCACGTCGTTCGGGAAGAAATGAAGGCGGCGTGTTCCGGGACGAAGGGGCTGCTCATTGATGGGCTTGTCACGTTCACAGGTGATGACATCGCGCTCATCATGAGCCATACGCATGGGGTGGGAGCCCAAGCGGTCCATCGTTTCGCCTGGGATTGCTTCTTGGCAGCGACCGAGGTCGCACGCAAGCAGGGACTGTATGGCGCCGGACAAGATCTGTTGGTGGATGCGCCGTCGGGGAACATCCGCGGCGCGGGTCCGGCCGTCGCCGAAATCGAGTTCGAGCGCGATCCGAAGAGCAAGGATCGGCCGGCCGAAGCCTTTCTCGTGTTCGCCGCCGACAAGTGCAGCCCGGGCGCGTACAATTATCCCCTGTACGCGGCTTTCTGTGATCCCATGCACAATGGCGGCTTGCTCCTCAACCCGAAGATGCATCAGGGCTTCACCTTCACCATCATTGACATGGACGCCAAGGACAAGGATCGGATCATCCGCCTCGATGTCCCCGAGCGGATCTGGGATGTCGCGACACTCTTACAAAATCCGGATCGGTTCGCCGTCGAAGCGATTCATTCGCGCTATAAGCCCGATGAGCAAATCGTCGCCGTCTCGGCCACGCGCCTGCACAATATCGCCGGCCGCTATACGGGGAAGGATGATCCGGTGGCGATCGTCCGCACGCAGGGCATCTTCCCAGCTCCTGAGGAGATCGTCGAACCCTTCCTGCTTGGGCACTTCGTCGCGGGCGATGCCCGTGGATCGCATGTGATGCCGCTCATGCCCGTCCCCATCAATACGCCTGTGACCGGGCCATTCTGTCTGCCGATCGTCTCCTGCCTGGCTTTCTCCATGGACGCTGAAGGGCGATTCGCCGAGGAGTGTGTGGATATGTTCGGCGGTCCCGTATGGGATCAGACGCGATTGAAGGTCCAAGCCAAGGCCGACGAATGGCGTCGCCAAGGGTTCATCGGACCGACAATGGCGTCGCATACGGAACTCGCGTATACGGGGATTGTGGAGACGCTCGAAGCCCTAGATCGAGAGTTCATCACGCGGGATTAA
- the surE gene encoding 5'/3'-nucleotidase SurE: MPRILITNDDGIHSEGIRKLEEKLRAVGEVIVVAPSHEMSAASHALTLGRPLRIDRIDDRHFAVDGTPTDCVTLAMATILREAPPDIIVSGINHGGNLGDDVLYSGTVAGAMEALVYGLPGVAISQVGRGEVDFEPAAQFAAQLVRKVLAHGLPERTVLNVNVPRGPIRGVRLTHQGTRVARIRIHEGVDPRGRRYYWIGEEHAEWNHEEMSDYEAIREGYISITPLHNNLTNFRALEELHSWAALTDELALPEPKR, encoded by the coding sequence ATGCCGAGGATTCTCATCACGAATGACGACGGGATTCATTCCGAGGGGATTCGGAAATTGGAGGAGAAATTGCGGGCGGTGGGCGAGGTCATTGTCGTTGCTCCCTCCCATGAGATGAGCGCCGCCTCACATGCCTTGACGCTCGGGCGTCCGCTCCGCATTGACCGCATTGATGATCGCCATTTCGCCGTGGATGGGACCCCCACCGATTGCGTGACGCTCGCTATGGCGACGATCCTGCGCGAAGCTCCGCCGGACATCATCGTCTCCGGGATCAATCACGGAGGGAACCTCGGTGACGATGTGCTCTATTCGGGGACGGTTGCGGGAGCTATGGAAGCGCTCGTTTACGGTCTGCCGGGCGTGGCCATCTCTCAAGTGGGGCGCGGTGAAGTCGATTTCGAACCGGCGGCGCAATTCGCCGCGCAGTTGGTGCGCAAGGTCCTGGCCCACGGGCTGCCGGAGCGCACGGTCTTGAACGTGAACGTCCCGCGCGGACCGATCCGCGGTGTGCGCCTCACCCATCAGGGGACGCGCGTCGCGCGCATTCGCATCCATGAGGGGGTTGATCCGCGTGGACGTCGGTATTACTGGATCGGCGAAGAACATGCCGAGTGGAATCACGAAGAGATGAGCGACTACGAGGCCATCCGAGAGGGGTACATTTCGATCACCCCGTTGCACAATAACCTGACGAACTTTCGCGCCTTGGAGGAATTACACTCCTGGGCCGCCCTCACCGATGAGCTTGCTCTCCCCGAACCGAAACGGTGA
- a CDS encoding HU family DNA-binding protein — MTKADIARAVYNRHGGLSTREATALVDLILEIIKNRLAQGYKVCLGRVGVMEVIERTSRRGRPPSGGRKPTTRVLIFRPARALRA; from the coding sequence ATGACGAAAGCCGACATCGCGCGAGCGGTCTACAATCGGCATGGTGGACTTTCGACGCGGGAAGCGACGGCTCTCGTGGATCTGATTCTGGAGATCATCAAAAACCGGCTGGCTCAGGGGTACAAAGTCTGCTTGGGGCGCGTGGGCGTGATGGAGGTCATCGAGCGCACGTCGCGTCGAGGGCGTCCGCCCTCGGGCGGTAGGAAGCCGACCACGCGCGTTCTGATCTTTCGACCAGCCCGAGCGTTGCGGGCATGA